From Aspergillus chevalieri M1 DNA, chromosome 4, nearly complete sequence, a single genomic window includes:
- a CDS encoding putative ubiquitin conjugating enzyme (COG:O;~EggNog:ENOG410PIYY;~InterPro:IPR012317,IPR016135,IPR000608;~PFAM:PF00179;~TransMembrane:1 (i168-186o);~go_function: GO:0003950 - NAD+ ADP-ribosyltransferase activity [Evidence IEA]) — translation MPRKDFQRDLRQAANAQFPYLSNIKAGDNDGSIAFRFFHRAESIKIEFQAVVSDSSDYPRLHSYFVFTTSDDVPKEITAAVEGVQPLLEGVSIARLLATVSQVVQSAIYGEDSLSDSLEKIGSDDEVEYDYEDEEWEATSDGHVLASMKPAAEARSMLRRDLRVVKNAGFKLGYLGIATGSVIIVVSCRVSKLGISEDAMQAWDVKPSEYLVLLLRYPSAYRNLEELLRNVGNRMPLLQMYVGLCTSYKPSHEDAVRVFQGSTAEQQQSNGPAESGAPGGASGPGIRRLFIDRAINSLLNERLLTIISYRLKLGLSWTGAELYAHQFQGKPSNFEDQLSDEYFEPDSWSSGTPDLLMADHVVDSNLGKSQLSLPVLAMQFTLRHFVKCTEFCLVCHCRVSTEFEALKPFVCSNNLCLYQYMALGMGPSLEYEILSQPYVVDLLISLTYCRAKSGRLEDFPTGLGMKVPGGLGWTIKANLERNYYNPSNQQPALRPKPTATFYTAELNSASLELRVDDNERPPLKVGDWIAIMGFESDKDTNANNANANDSNLYLYNYMDMPPSGKGQWHSRVQLIDDRIIHISSPINYSDLVAGPKKGESQKGKKDTVRTVKFVIYDQNFDKLDDNEKRGVIPLILNTLPSLEAMTQYLNMASDGGSLALWKDLISPAALDILRWIVASNRSFIMLDGDDNPEHLVPGMEGYVQFRLVQGAPDKEQKFESAVRKHTANPKHPSIFTWHGSPLCNWHSILREGLNFKYTANGRSCGHGVYMARDFASSTGYSQQYGYTAYNDWPQSKLRISMAISLNEVVNATTNFVHASNVYVVSQVDWIQPRYLFVKCENAPPTSKAPAASLVYKQDPALTVVGPTGHNLALPTSKLGGRGQQLRQMSKVDQTPKVQPVKETPASKQAKNPPAKRAAPKSTAKKPKRRRTKNNEPEPEPESEPRPGPGPEIPTIDLTAKDDDTASVATLYEDLEILLSDAEDEEPVDVIPKTDFVPGTLDESTLPILSHPKHASSSATKALQQHLKVTLETQNREYPGALGWYVDPKLINTVYQWIVELHSFDPDLPLAQDLKKANLKSIVLELRFPPKFPHAPPFVRVIRPRFLPFQNGGGGHVTAGGAMCMELLTNTGWLPTATIESVLLQVRMALCSQDPAPARLLNGGIGDYTVGEAVQAYKRACQTHGWGVPDNLNKVSWS, via the exons ATGCCTCGGAAGGATTTTCAGCGCGATCTGCGCCAAGCAGCCAACGCACAGTTTCCCTATCTGAGTAACATCAAGGCGGGAGACAACGACGGGTCGATTGCGTTCAGGTTTTTTCATCGTGCGGAGAGCATCAAGATCGAGTTTCAGGCCGTGGTATCAG ACTCCAGCGACTACCCCCGATTACATAGCTACTTCGTCTTCACAACCTCCGATGACGTCCCCAAGGAAATTACAGCCGCCGTAGAGGGCGTGCAGCCCTTGCTCGAGGGAGTATCGATAGCCAGACTCCTCGCTACCGTTAGCCAAGTTGTCCAGAGCGCCATTTACGGAGAGGATTCCTTATCAGACAGCTTGGAGAAGATCGGCAGTGATGACGAGGTTGAATACGattatgaagatgaggaaTGGGAAGCAACTAGCGACGGTCATGTCTTAGCCTCGATGAAGCCTGCAGCCGAGGCACGATCAATGCTCCGGCGTGATCTTCGCGTTGTCAAGAATGCAGGCTTTAAGCTGGGATACCTCGGAATTGCGACCGGCTCTGTTATTATTGTGGTGTCCTGCCGTGTTTCCAAGCTGGGGATCTCAGAAGATGCCATGCAGGCTTGGGATGTCAAGCCTTCGGAGTACTTGGTATTACTCCTTCGTTATCCGTCCGCGTACCGGAATTTGGAAGAGCTTCTTCGCAACGTAGGGAATCGAATGCCTTTGCTCCAGATGTATGTTGGTCTTTGCACCTCATATAAGCCCAGCCATGAGGATGCTGTCCGGGTCTTTCAAGGTTCAACCGCCGAGCAGCAACAGTCAAACGGTCCTGCAGAGTCTGGTGCTCCAGGTGGTGCTTCAGGTCCTGGCATAAGGCGGTTGTTTATCGATAGAGCGATCAATTCATTGCTCAACGAACGACTTCTGACCATTATCAGCTATAGATTGAAACTCGGTCTCTCATGGACGGGTGCAGAGCTCTATGCCCACCAATTCCAAGGCAAACCTTCAAATTTTGAGGATCAGCTGTCGGACGAGTATTTCGAGCCGGACAGTTGGAGCAGCGGAACTCCTGATCTACTAATGGCTGATCATGTTGTCGATAGCAACCTTGGCAAGTCCCAACTCTCACTACCGGTGCTAGCCATGCAGTTCACTCTTCGCCATTTCGTCAAGTGTACCGAGTTCTGCCTCGTCTGCCACTGCAGAGTTTCCACGGAATTCGAAGCCCTCAAACCGTTTGTATGCTCAAATAATTTATGCCTATATCAGTACATGGCTTTGGGAATGGGTCCTAGTCTGGAATACGAGATCCTGTCGCAGCCCTATGTAGTCGATTTGCTCATCAGTCTTACCTACTGTAGGGCAAAGTCTGGTCGACTCGAAGACTTCCCTACTGGTCTTGGCATGAAAGTTCCTGGTGGGCTCGGATGGACGATAAAAGCCAACCTTGAACGCAACTACTATAACCCGTCCAATCAGCAGCCGGCTCTGAGGCCCAAGCCCACTGCAACGTTCTATACTGCAGAGCTGAATTCTGCCAGTCTGGAGCTTCGTGTTGATGATAACGAGAGGCCTCCTCTTAAAGTTGGTGATTGGATTGCAATTATGGGGTTCGAAAGCGACAAGGACACTAATGCAAACAATGCCAATGCAAACGATAGCAACCTATACCTCTACAACTACATGGACATGCCGCCCAGTGGCAAAGGCCAGTGGCATAGCCGGGTACAGCTCATTGACGACCGAATTATCCACATCTCGTCTCCGATCAACTACAGCGATCTAGTTGCGGGGCCAAAGAAAGGCGAGTCGcaaaaagggaagaaagatACAGTACGGACCGTGAAATTTGTGATCTATGACCAGAACTTTGATAAACTGGACGACAATGAGAAGCGAGGAGTGATACCACTAATTCTCAATACGCTACCCAGCCTCGAGGCCATGACTCAGTACCTCAACATGGCCTCTGATGGAGGGTCTCTTGCGCTATGGAAGGACCTAATCTCCCCAGCGGCATTAGATATTCTCAGATGGATTGTTGCATCGAACCGGTCATTTATCATGCTTGACGGCGATGATAACCCCGAGCATCTCGTGCCTGGGATGGAAGGATATGTCCAGTTCCGACTCGTACAAGGAGCACCCGATAAAGAGCAGAAGTTCGAGAGCGCCGTACGAAAGCACACAGCTAATCCGAAACATCCATCGATCTTCACCTGGCACGGAAGTCCCCTGTGTAACTGGCACAGTATTCTCCGCGAGGGCCTGAACTTCAAATACACAGCAAACGGTCGGTCCTGCGGTCATGGAGTCTACATGGCGAGAGACTTTGCGTCTTCCACGGGCTACTCCCAACAATATGGTTACACAGCGTACAACGACTGGCCGCAAAGCAAATTGCGGATCTCGATGGCCATTTCATTGAACGAAGTCGTCAATGCGACCACGAACTTCGTGCACGCGAGTAACGTTTACGTCGTTAGCCAAGTGGACTGGATTCAGCCGAGGTACCTCTTCGTAAAGTGCGAGAATGCTCCCCCCACATCCAAAGCGCCTGCAGCATCTCTCGTCTACAAACAGGACCCTGCGCTCACAGTCGTCGGGCCGACAGGGCATAATTTGGCTTTGCCAACGTCGAAGCTCGGCGGACGGGGACAGCAGTTGCGGCAAATGTCCAAGGTGGACCAGACTCCTAAAGtgcaacctgtgaaggaGACGCCTGCATCTAAGCAAGCGAAGAACCCCCCTGCCAAGCGAGCTGCGCCTAAATCAACTGCAAAAAAGCCGAAGCGGCGGCGGACGAAGAATAATGAGCCTGAACCCGAACCCGAGTCCGAACCCAGACCCGGACCGGGGCCTGAGATCCCCACGATTGACCTTACAGCCAAGGACGACGATACCGCCAGTGTCGCCACCTTGTACGAAGATCTAGAAATCCTCCTGTCTGAcgccgaggatgaggagcCGGTCGACGTTATCCCCAAAACAGACTTCGTACCAGGAACCCTAGACGAATCCACACTCCCCATCCTCAGCCATCCCAAACACGCATCGAGCAGCGCCACGAAAGCCCTCCAGCAACACCTCAAGGTCACCCTCGAAACCCAAAACAGAGAATACCCCGGCGCGCTGGGCTGGTACGTCGACCCCAAACTCATCAACACTGTCTACCAATGGATCGTCGAGCTGCACTCCTTCGACCCCGACCTGCCGTTAGCCCAGGATCTCAAAAAAGCCAACCTAAAAAGCATCGTCCTCGAACTCCGCTTCCCGCCCAAATTCCCGCATGCACCGCCCTTTGTCCGCGTTATTCGGCCCCGTTTCCTACCGTTCCAgaatggtggtggtgggcaTGTTACTGCCGGCGGGGCGATGTGTATGGAGCTTCTTACGAATACGGGGTGGTTGCCGACGGCTACGATTGAGAGTGTACTGCTGCAGGTGCGGATGGCGCTGTGTAGTCAGGATCCTGCGCCAGCGAGGCTTTTGAATGGTGGAATTGGTGATTACACAGTTGGGGAGGCGGTGCAGGCGTATAAGAGGGCGTGTCAGACGCATGGGTGGGGAGTTCCGGATAATCTGAACAAGGTTTCTTGGAGTTGA
- a CDS encoding aldo/keto reductase (COG:C;~EggNog:ENOG410PV9B;~InterPro:IPR023210,IPR036812;~PFAM:PF00248), whose amino-acid sequence MSQPLLSRYRQLAPTASVRVSPLCLGAMTFGTANSERYGQCSKESAFEILDYFYNQGGNFIDTANTYREEQSEIWLGEWLASRKNRDEMVIATKYTTGYQNHHKGKIQANYGGNGTKSMRVSIEASLRKLQTDYIDLFYVHWWDYTVSIPEVMHSLNDLIVSGKVLYLGISDAPAWVVSKANQYARDHGLRQFVVYQGMWNAAMRDFERDIIPMCRDEGMGLCPYGVLNQGRFQTEEGFKEREKKNDGRNFIPLSQHDRNVSRVLEDVSKAKGVELLQVALAYVFQKTPYVFPIVGARKVDHIRGVVPASGISLSEEEVQKIESAYEFDPGFPHTFLSGTLFSDGPPKGGYGPGDVWLTKALGTFDWVEPSKPITSQK is encoded by the coding sequence ATGTCTCAACCACTCCTCAGCCGCTACCGCCAACTCGCCCCGACGGCCTCCGTCCGGGTCTCCCCACTATGCCTCGGAGCCATGACCTTCGGCACCGCTAACAGCGAACGCTACGGCCAATGCAGCAAAGAATCTGCTTTCGAAATCCTAGACTACTTCTACAACCAAGGCGGCAACTTCATCGACACCGCCAACACCTACCGCGAAGAGCAGTCGGAAATCTGGCTGGGCGAATGGCTCGCGTCGAGAAAAAACCGCGATGAGATGGTGATTGCGACCAAGTATACTACTGGGTACCAAAATCATCATAAGGGGAAGATTCAGGCGAATTACGGTGGAAATGGGACGAAGTCGATGCGTGTGTCGATTGAGGCTTCGCTGCGCAAGTTGCAGACGGATTATATTGATTTGTTTTATGTGCATTGGTGGGATTATACGGTTTCGATTCCTGAGGTGATGCATAGCTTAAACGATCTTATTGTGTCGGGTAAGGTGCTGTATTTGGGTATCTCGGATGCTCCGGCGTGGGTGGTTTCAAAGGCCAACCAGTACGCTCGCGACCATGGCTTGCGGCAGTTTGTCGTGTACCAGGGCATGTGGAACGCTGCGATGCGCGACTTTGAGCGGGACATCATCCCCATGTGTCGCGACGAGGGAATGGGTCTTTGTCCGTACGGTGTCTTGAACCAGGGTCGCTTCCAGACTGAGGAAGGATTCAAGGAgcgcgagaagaagaacgatgGTCGAAACTTCATCCCTCTTTCTCAACATGATCGGAATGTCTCTCGTGTCTTGGAAGACGTATCGAAAGCCAAGGGTGTTGAACTGCTTCAAGTTGCTCTGGCGTACGTTTTCCAGAAAACGCCCTACGTCTTCCCCATCGTCGGTGCTCGGAAGGTCGACCATATCCGGGGCGTCGTCCCTGCCTCTGGAATTTCTTTGTCGGAGGAAGAGGTGCAGAAAATCGAGTCTGCTTATGAGTTTGATCCTGGATTCCCGCATACTTTCCTCAGCGGTACATTGTTCAGCGATGGACCTCCAAAAGGTGGTTACGGCCCAGGTGATGTGTGGTTGACCAAGGCTCTAGGGACTTTCGATTGGGTTGAGCCTTCGAAGCCAATTACCTCGCAGAAATAA
- a CDS encoding uncharacterized protein (COG:S;~EggNog:ENOG410PXZA) — protein sequence MQRSWTTGSHTGKGAQNNGQILERKDHSDEVTEYSQPDFSCEDGLVKLQFGKRKESYSVPTCLVKKVQELATRLKPMADPIIWLEEIDEDIGHTIVHYLYTGEYQTLRQSGTAHKRQTEYKRSVLVYCAAANLEIPHLQRIAAGHMERFANSVDIYQTLNLVKTLFSSVPWWDGGLYFHIIKRLRNAFRADATIFERREFLGCLGGDLELDKLMVQIMVSLWEPSKSKPWNHIQSVPENSLREGFPAMERCFELCSISRAPTPIGSEPYVKPDPVGLSPVLGVDYFGQPSTGGEILKRRGSFSENPRKRIRNKFSGNL from the exons ATGCAGCGCAGCTGGACTACCGGTAGCCATACCGGCAAAGGTGCTCAAAACAATGGACAAATACTGGAACGCAAAGATCATAGTGACGAAGTCACTGAATACTCCCAACCCGATTTCTC GTGTGAAGATGGACTCGTGAAGCTCCAGTTCGGCAAACGTAAGGAGAGTTACTCAGTACCCACATGCCTTGTTAAGAAGGTACAAGAACTAGCAACTCGTCTGAAGCCTATGGCGGATCCAATCATCTGGCttgaggagattgatgaaGACATTGGCCACACCATTGTCCATTATCTGTATACCGGAGAGTACCAAACCTTGCGGCAGTCAGGGACTGCGCACAAACGTCAGACGGAATACAAGCGAAGTGTCTTGGTTTACTGTGCCGCTGCCAATTTAGAAATTCCTCATCTGCAGAGAATTGCTGCTGGGCATATGGAACGTTTTGCAAACTCAGTTGATATCTATCAAACCCTCAACTTGGTTAAGACGCTGTTCAGCAGTGTGCCATGGTGGGATGGTGGATTATACTTCCACATTATAAAAAGACTTCGGAATGCTTTTCGTGCAGACGCGACCATTTTTGAGAGAAGAGAGTTTCTGGGGTGTCTGGGAGGGGATCTCGAATTGGACAAGCTCATGGTGCAAATTATGGTATCTTTGTGGGAGCCTTCGAAGTCTAAGCCATGGAATCACATCCAGTCTGTCCCTGAAAACAGTCTTCGTGAAGGGTTTCCCGCGATGGAACGCTGTTTTGAGCTATGCTCTATCTCCCGAGCTCCTACGCCGATTGGATCAGAGCCTTATGTCAAACCCGATCCTGTTGGGCTATCGCCAGTGCTTGGGGTCGATTACTTTGGACAGCCTTCCACCGGCGGAGAGATTTTGAAGCGTAGGGGTAGCTTCTCGGAAAACCCCAGGAAGAGGATAAGGAATAAGTTCTCGGGAAACCTTTGA
- a CDS encoding cytochrome P450 (COG:Q;~EggNog:ENOG410PKUU;~InterPro:IPR001128,IPR002401,IPR036396;~PFAM:PF00067;~SECRETED:SignalP(1-22);~go_function: GO:0005506 - iron ion binding [Evidence IEA];~go_function: GO:0016705 - oxidoreductase activity, acting on paired donors, with incorporation or reduction of molecular oxygen [Evidence IEA];~go_function: GO:0020037 - heme binding [Evidence IEA];~go_process: GO:0055114 - oxidation-reduction process [Evidence IEA]), whose product MLGLALLSILLVMYILFTRKRIQLPPGPQSVPFIGNLHQVPPSRPWLGFEKWHKVYGPIISFKLGPQTFISLGSHQIAHNLLDKRSAIYSSRPRSIIAGECITKGLGIVFMPYGRQWRTQHRIQAEFLNPTLSQRYCALQDVETRQVVYDLLSSNDFSESFHRMSSSLIFSLAYGKRMPRGDEHEVREIDELMTNLAEKQAPGKWMVDIFPVLNYLPRFLASWKGLGDEYHHREATLFGDNMKKAESARSWNWSKDMKRIKEAKGLSDAELAYIIGVLYEAGSDTTAGTLDYFVLACVLYPNAVCKAQQEIDDVVGAVRLPTFDDIPNLPYVNAFLMEVMRWRPLAPLGIPHAVTQDDEYMGYHIPKGATILPNHWALSLDEEVFENPTSFKPERWIENPKLPLDGFGFGRRVCTGRHIAMNSMQMIVTRVLWAYDIGYAYENGKKVEVDPYGMVDAAVSKPVSFKADFQIRSPTRREIVEETWKGTEKDLDVIMDGVGPSRKNS is encoded by the coding sequence ATGTTAGGCCTCGCTCTGCTCAGTATCCTGTTGGTAATGTACATTCTGTTCACACGAAAACGCATCCAGTTGCCTCCCGGGCCCCAATCAGTGCCTTTCATCGGCAACCTCCACCAAGTTCCCCCGTCAAGACCATGGCTTGGGTTCGAAAAATGGCACAAAGTGTACGGACCCATCATCAGCTTCAAATTAGGACCTCAAACATTCATATCGCTGGGAAGCCACCAGATCGCACACAACTTGCTCGACAAACGCAGCGCCATCTACAGCTCCCGTCCCCGGTCCATCATCGCAGGCGAATGTATCACTAAGGGCTTAGGGATCGTCTTCATGCCATACGGCCGGCAATGGAGAACGCAGCACCGGATCCAAGCCGAATTTCTGAACCCCACCCTATCGCAGAGATACTGTGCGTTGCAAGATGTCGAGACTCGCCAGGTCGTCTATGACCTCTTATCGTCGAATGATTTCAGCGAGAGCTTCCATCGTATGTCGTCGAGTTTGATCTTTTCGTTGGCGTATGGAAAACGCATGCCTCGGGGAGACGAGCATGAAGTTCGCGAAATCGATGAGCTCATGACAAATCTGGCGGAGAAGCAGGCCCCTGGGAAGTGGATGGTGGATATATTCCCGGTGTTGAATTATCTTCCGCGGTTTTTGGCTTCGTGGAAGGGTCTTGGAGATGAGTATCATCATCGGGAGGCCACTCTGTTTGGGGACAATATGAAAAAGGCTGAGAGTGCTCGATCATGGAACTGGAGCAAGGATATGAAAAGGATTAAAGAGGCAAAGGGGTTATCCGACGCGGAATTGGCGTACATTATCGGTGTTCTATACGAGGCAGGCAGCGATACCACTGCGGGAACCTTGGACTACTTCGTGCTTGCTTGTGTTCTATATCCAAACGCCGTCTGCAAGGCGCAACAGGAGATTGACGATGTCGTCGGAGCCGTTCGGTTGCCCACATTCGACGACATACCCAATCTTCCATATGTCAATGCGTTTCTGATGGAAGTCATGCGATGGCGTCCCCTTGCACCTCTCGGTATTCCCCATGCTGTCACCCAAGACGATGAATATATGGGCTATCATATCCCTAAAGGCGCCACTATCTTACCGAACCACTGGGCCCTGTCTTTGGATGAAGAAGTCTTCGAAAACCCCACCAGTTTCAAACCAGAGCGCTGGATTGAGAACCCCAAATTACCGCTCGATGGATTCGGATTCGGACGACGCGTCTGCACGGGAAGACATATCGCCATGAATTCAATGCAAATGATTGTCACTCGTGTCCTGTGGGCGTATGATATCGGGTATGCGTATGAGAATGGGAAGAAGGTCGAGGTCGACCCGTATGGGATGGTCGATGCCGCTGTGTCGAAGCCGGTTTCTTTCAAGGCGGATTTCCAGATTCGCAGCCCGACGCGTCGTGAGATCGTTGAAGAGACGTGGAAGGGCACTGAGAAAGATTTGGACGTTATTATGGACGGTGTTGGTCCTAGTCGAAAGAATTCATAG
- a CDS encoding SET domain-containing protein (COG:B;~EggNog:ENOG410PK2I;~InterPro:IPR001214;~PFAM:PF00856;~go_function: GO:0005515 - protein binding [Evidence IEA]): MAIGLQPKSTTPTAKQSHVHPHISQSYDPDKGRQLHATAPVKAGDVLVVDPPYAAIPVVDDPAHSDEVLCSNGDCRRKIPRVGRIGCSNRCAVEVVWCDVGCRDADRIRHGLECEWLRGYAPSLREDEGEYYFGVLWLIVRVLAARYEEKKQGSSMSMSKEKFSSGWTAMTELCDNRKLWPEADLLHWQSLVEKYICADPSLRNILLSPDSILTLICQQESNSFGLYPKATGLASMSDRGEQYGAAIYPRSSIANHSCCPNITHKPDDHGRMVFTASRDIAPGEECCISYMDLFGDVDISTRRKHLREQFSFTCQCERCRAEENPEEGWDALPFLDD; this comes from the exons ATGGCAATCGGCCTGCAACCCAAGAGCACCACACCCACCGCAAAACAAAGCCATGTGCACCCTCACATCTCGCAAAGCTACGACCCGGACAAAGGACGACAACTCCACGCCACAGCGCCGGTAAAAGCAGGCGATGTGCTCGTGGTAGACCCGCCGTACGCCGCGATTCCAGTAGTTGATGATCCTGCGCACAGTGACGAAGTTCTTTGCAGTAATGGGGATTGTCGGCGCAAGATCCCGCGTGTTGGACGGATTGGTTGTTCGAATCGATGTGCGGTTGAAGTTGTTTGGTGTGATGTTGGGTGTCGGGATGCCGATAGGATTCGGCATGGGTTGGAGTGTGAGTGGTTGAGGGGGTATGCGCCATCGCTTCGCGAGGACGAGGGAGAGTATTACTTCGGAGTGCTTTGGTTGATTGTCCGGGTATTAGCGGCGCGATAtgaggaaaagaaacaaggGTCTTCTATGTCGATGTCAAAAGAAAAGTTTTCCAGCGGATGGACGGCAATGACGGAACTCTGCGACAATCGAAAACTATGGCCCGAAGCGGATCTGCTGCATTGGCAATCGCTGGTCGAGAAATACATTTGCGCTGATCCATCGTTGCGAAATATCCTTCTGAGCCCTGACAGTATTTTGACACTTATCTGCCAACAAGAATCGAATTCCTTCGGCCTTTATCCCAAAGCGACagggcttgcttcgatgtcTGACCGAGGGGAACAATACGGCGCAGCGATATACCCTCGCTCCTCGATAGCAAATCACTCATGTTGTCCTAAT ATTACACATAAACCCGACGATCACGGGCGAATGGTCTTCACTGCATCGCGGGATATCGCGCCCGGAGAAGAATGCTGTATATCGTACATGGACCTGTTTGGTGACGTGGACATCAGCACGCGACGGAAACACCTCCGGGAACAGTTTTCTTTCACATGTCAATGCGAACGATGTCGTGCGGAGGAGAACCCTGAAGAGGGGTGGGATGCTCTGCCTTTCCTGGATGATTAG